The proteins below come from a single Corylus avellana chromosome ca3, CavTom2PMs-1.0 genomic window:
- the LOC132175352 gene encoding uncharacterized protein LOC132175352 encodes MYHGPVRPCKMPISSSATTASLLSHPSSLPPLSTSKTPHSDFSIPINRRHLLTALTISISTTALIPSPQTNYVNPVLVPVADARGLFQMPPFRLSNRYFLVRAGESEYESLGIINTNPVAKTSVDNGLSEKGKKQTVKAAFELKAKGACARGCWIWPSITQRAYQAAEIIASVNGVSRSYIVPEYSFLDARGLGAYEGKNLESVSKVYASDGISTSIKPPPIDDGTPNESVADVFVRVTQLMSILETQYSGDTVIIVSPDSDNLTILQAGLVGLDLRRHSDLSFAPGEVRFVDTSSIPTYKQPASAVYKCFNPPNCN; translated from the exons ATGTACCACGGTCCTGTGAGGCCTTGCAAAATGCCTATATCTTCCTCTGCCACTACAGCCTCTCTTCTCTCGCACCCATCATCTCTTCCTCCATTATCGACCTCCAAAACCCCCCATAGTGACTTCAGCATCCCCATTAACCGCCGCCATCTCCTCACTGCACTCACCATCTCCATCTCTACTACCGCTTTGATACCTTCTCCTCAGACCAATTATGTCAACCCAGTACTCGTGCCGGTTGCTGATGCGCGCGGCCTCTTCCAGATGCCCCCTTTTCGGCTCAGCAATAG GTATTTTCTGGTGAGGGCTGGAGAGTCTGAATATGAGAGCTTGGGAATCATCAATACGAACCCAGTTGCAAAGACTTCGGTGGATAACGGGTTGTCGGAGAAAGGGAAGAAGCAGACTGTGAAGGCTGCGTTTGAACTGAAGGCAAAGGGGGCTTGTGCTAGAGGATGTTGGATTTGGCCTTCTATTACTCAGAGAGCTTACCAGGCGGCAGAGATCATTGCATCAGTTAATGGGGTCAGTCGAAG TTATATAGTGCCAGAGTACAGCTTTCTAGATGCTCGTGGATTGGGAGCGTATGAAGGCAAAAACTTGGAATCCGTTTCTAAA GTATATGCATCAGATGGTATTTCTACAAGCATAAAACCTCCTCCTATTGATGATGGGACCCCGAATGAGAGTGTTGCAGACGTGTTTGTTCGTGTCACACAACTCATGTCAATTCTTGAGACCCAGTATTCTGGTGACACAGTCATTATTGTCTCTCCAGACTCTGACAACTTGACAATCCTACAAGCTGGTTTGGTTGGACTTGACCTTCGAAG gCATTCTGATCTTTCTTTTGCTCCTGGCGAAGTCCGGTTTGTTGACACCAGTAGCATCCCTACTTACAAGCAACCTGCTTCTGCTGTATATAAATGTTTTAATCCACCTAATTGCAACtaa